A genome region from Vicinamibacterales bacterium includes the following:
- a CDS encoding DUF2892 domain-containing protein, whose product MSEREIMKVQVHDGIVGLMYLVSVVLANQVGVNWIYIAVGVAALQIASPFTKFCPVYTILNRFMPDTTPIQDGRARR is encoded by the coding sequence ATGAGTGAACGAGAGATTATGAAAGTGCAGGTCCATGATGGGATCGTGGGACTTATGTATTTAGTCTCCGTGGTCCTTGCCAATCAAGTTGGCGTTAATTGGATCTATATAGCTGTTGGAGTGGCTGCGCTTCAAATAGCGAGTCCGTTCACAAAATTCTGCCCCGTCTACACGATCCTCAATCGGTTTATGCCTGATACCACGCCAATTCA
- a CDS encoding cytochrome c, with amino-acid sequence MARFGILALLLFTYLVSAGCATKLDAGLISRPDDTPQGKQAFSDAGCVMCHGPSARGANGPSLIPMERDYPDFKSIVREGIGEMPGQEEETVADEQLVLIYEFVVSMSQSSHRR; translated from the coding sequence ATGGCGCGTTTCGGCATACTGGCATTACTACTCTTCACGTATCTGGTATCCGCTGGATGCGCGACAAAGCTGGACGCGGGTCTTATCTCCCGACCTGACGACACTCCCCAAGGTAAGCAGGCGTTTTCTGACGCGGGGTGCGTCATGTGTCATGGGCCAAGCGCACGCGGTGCCAATGGCCCTTCGCTCATCCCGATGGAACGCGACTACCCTGATTTTAAAAGCATCGTGAGAGAAGGGATCGGGGAAATGCCTGGTCAAGAGGAAGAAACTGTCGCGGATGAACAGCTTGTGTTGATCTACGAGTTTGTCGTCAGCATGTCCCAGTCATCACATAGGCGCTGA